A genomic window from Longimicrobium sp. includes:
- a CDS encoding RICIN domain-containing protein, translating to MPAGVPSLLRALLVPLVAGLLHSGCDEVSGPSPRLISPEAPPSQSVAIGYRNPILGPDAPDPHVAQFEGKYWIYPTSKGGQRFHAYSSTDLVNWVDEGVVLDLGPGVSWTDRNGWAPAIAHRNGNYYFYYSANGPHPDSKIGVAVGTSPRGPFTDIGRPLVHSDAAVPLEAIDPMVFIDGDGQAYLYYGGSAGRGNMGIHRLNADMTSLSGSRIVQKPSYFTEGPFVHKRNGIYYLSYSNGGWNTADYNVRYATSSSPTGPWTYGAQILSKDFNYTGPGHHAILNRGGDDWYIVYHRYEDGTEFNAKRRATAIDRLTYSGSTIQRVTMTGAVPNGRYKLFARHNGNALDVGGCSAADGADVISWPYSGAGCQQWDFARQTDGHYKITAAHSGKALDVGGCSTADGADVIQWPWSGADCQRWQVVKTGPDAFKLVAKHSGKALDVAGCSTANGADVIVWTYTGLLCQQWTIRQTATVVPNGRYKLLARHSGQALDVAGCSTADGADAITWPYWGGTCQQWNFERQTDGFYKITAAHSGKALDVGGCSTAEGANVITWPWAANDCQKWDVVDVGGDYYRITAKHSGKSLDVASCSTANGADAIVRTYTGADCQRWRIETTP from the coding sequence ATGCCGGCAGGTGTTCCATCGCTGCTCCGCGCACTGCTCGTTCCGCTTGTGGCCGGCCTGCTTCACTCCGGCTGCGACGAGGTCAGCGGCCCGTCCCCGCGGCTCATCTCGCCCGAAGCTCCGCCATCCCAATCCGTCGCAATCGGCTATCGGAACCCCATCTTGGGTCCTGACGCGCCGGATCCGCACGTGGCGCAGTTCGAGGGCAAGTACTGGATCTATCCCACCTCGAAGGGCGGCCAGCGCTTTCATGCGTATTCGTCCACCGACCTGGTGAACTGGGTGGACGAAGGAGTGGTGCTGGACCTGGGCCCCGGCGTGAGCTGGACGGACCGCAACGGCTGGGCGCCCGCCATCGCCCATCGCAACGGCAACTACTACTTCTACTACAGCGCCAACGGGCCGCACCCCGACAGCAAGATCGGCGTGGCCGTGGGCACCTCGCCGCGGGGGCCGTTCACCGACATCGGCCGGCCGTTGGTGCACAGTGACGCGGCGGTGCCGCTGGAGGCGATCGACCCCATGGTGTTCATCGACGGCGACGGGCAGGCGTACCTGTACTACGGCGGGTCGGCGGGCAGGGGCAACATGGGCATCCACCGCCTGAACGCCGACATGACCTCGCTCAGCGGCTCGCGGATCGTGCAGAAGCCCTCGTATTTCACCGAGGGGCCGTTCGTGCACAAGCGCAACGGCATCTACTACCTCAGCTACAGCAACGGCGGCTGGAACACGGCGGACTACAACGTCCGCTACGCCACCAGTTCGTCACCCACCGGCCCGTGGACGTACGGGGCGCAGATCCTGTCCAAGGACTTCAACTACACCGGCCCCGGGCACCACGCCATCCTGAACCGCGGCGGCGACGACTGGTACATCGTGTACCACCGCTACGAGGACGGCACCGAGTTCAACGCCAAGCGCCGCGCCACGGCCATCGACCGGCTTACGTACAGCGGCAGCACCATCCAGCGCGTGACGATGACGGGCGCCGTCCCCAACGGCCGCTACAAGCTGTTCGCGCGGCACAACGGCAACGCGCTGGACGTGGGCGGCTGCTCCGCGGCCGACGGCGCGGACGTCATCAGCTGGCCGTACTCGGGCGCGGGATGCCAGCAGTGGGACTTCGCGCGGCAGACGGACGGGCACTACAAGATCACCGCCGCGCACAGCGGCAAGGCGCTCGACGTGGGCGGCTGCTCCACGGCCGACGGCGCCGACGTGATCCAGTGGCCCTGGAGCGGCGCCGACTGCCAGCGCTGGCAGGTGGTGAAGACCGGCCCCGACGCCTTCAAGCTGGTCGCCAAGCACAGCGGCAAGGCGCTGGACGTGGCCGGGTGCAGCACCGCGAACGGGGCCGACGTGATCGTCTGGACGTACACGGGCCTGCTCTGCCAGCAGTGGACCATCCGGCAGACGGCGACCGTCGTCCCCAACGGGCGCTACAAGCTGCTGGCCCGGCACAGCGGGCAGGCGCTGGACGTGGCAGGATGCTCCACGGCGGATGGGGCCGACGCCATCACCTGGCCGTACTGGGGCGGCACCTGCCAGCAGTGGAACTTCGAGCGGCAGACGGACGGCTTCTACAAGATCACCGCGGCGCACAGCGGCAAGGCGCTGGACGTGGGCGGCTGCTCCACGGCGGAGGGCGCGAACGTGATCACCTGGCCTTGGGCGGCCAACGACTGCCAGAAGTGGGACGTGGTGGACGTAGGCGGCGACTACTACCGCATCACCGCCAAGCACAGCGGCAAGTCGCTTGACGTCGCCAGCTGCTCCACCGCCAACGGCGCCGACGCCATCGTCCGCACCTACACCGGCGCAGACTGCCAGAGGTGGCGCATCGAGACGACGCCGTAG
- a CDS encoding Ig-like domain-containing protein translates to MTAITGSTFWNLCPALRAGAALCALATAVACGDSPTAKADSTLSLTPAVDTLDAVGDELTLSAQVTGSTQTPTWQSTTPSIVSVNSAGKVTAVAPGQGTVRATVGGVSATANVVVRPAAAVTVVSGTVAAADIARDRVTLRLQNTGGRGTFFIEFWGLRTSPSGAHHHFADSQPVEVQPGLDVTASFLVPVRSAPDVDWVIVYTREPGSLNYRQTACYRFNGGACPVP, encoded by the coding sequence ATGACCGCAATCACCGGAAGCACGTTCTGGAATCTTTGCCCTGCGCTCCGCGCCGGCGCTGCCCTGTGTGCCCTTGCCACCGCCGTCGCTTGTGGCGACAGCCCGACCGCAAAGGCCGATTCCACGCTTTCCCTTACGCCCGCCGTCGACACACTCGACGCGGTCGGTGACGAGCTGACGCTCTCCGCGCAGGTGACGGGCAGTACGCAGACGCCGACCTGGCAGTCGACGACGCCGTCGATCGTTTCGGTGAACAGCGCGGGCAAGGTGACCGCCGTCGCGCCGGGGCAGGGCACCGTGCGCGCCACGGTGGGGGGTGTTTCGGCCACGGCCAACGTCGTCGTCCGCCCCGCGGCGGCCGTGACCGTGGTGTCGGGCACCGTGGCCGCCGCCGACATCGCGCGCGACCGGGTGACGCTGCGCCTGCAGAACACCGGCGGGCGCGGCACGTTCTTCATCGAGTTCTGGGGCCTGCGCACGTCGCCTTCGGGGGCTCACCACCACTTCGCCGACTCGCAGCCGGTGGAGGTTCAGCCGGGGCTGGACGTGACCGCGAGCTTCCTGGTTCCAGTGCGGTCGGCCCCCGACGTGGACTGGGTGATCGTCTACACGCGCGAGCCCGGCTCGCTCAACTACCGCCAGACCGCCTGCTACCGCTTCAACGGTGGGGCCTGCCCGGTGCCCTGA
- a CDS encoding RICIN domain-containing protein, with protein sequence MFLPRDQDQPDPEAHPPPHRALPGVDVARQSDGHKITAAHSGKALDVGGGSTAEGADVITWPWLANDCQRWDVVNGCADERAKQTVRITRTP encoded by the coding sequence ATGTTCCTCCCGCGCGACCAAGATCAGCCCGACCCTGAGGCGCACCCGCCGCCGCACCGCGCACTGCCAGGAGTAGACGTCGCGCGGCAGTCGGACGGGCACAAGATCACCGCGGCGCACAGCGGCAAGGCGCTGGACGTAGGCGGCGGCTCCACGGCGGAGGGCGCGGACGTGATCACCTGGCCCTGGCTGGCCAACGACTGCCAGAGGTGGGACGTGGTGAACGGCTGCGCGGACGAGCGCGCCAAGCAGACCGTCCGCATCACCCGGACGCCGTAG